Proteins from one Cicer arietinum cultivar CDC Frontier isolate Library 1 chromosome 3, Cicar.CDCFrontier_v2.0, whole genome shotgun sequence genomic window:
- the LOC101509388 gene encoding E3 ubiquitin-protein ligase ATL6-like, protein MKNNTINNSQLFLLLILPGIILLSATKAQAQNKSNDFTDTNPNEFNPSFAIIIVILVAALFLMGFFSIYIRRCADSPTSNFVLPITDGRSRRAARGLDSSVINTFPILEYSEVKIHKIGKEILECAVCLCEFEDTETLRLIPKCDHVFHPECIDEWLSSHTTCPVCRANLVPQSGESTHGVPESNTESQLQSQNVEAQNDAVETPSEQLVNAESDPVLAVPEVIALDKTLNRNRTRGSRSNRPRRFPRSHSTGHSLVQPGENTDRFTLKLPFEVRKQIMNRQLERASSLITLPREGSSRQGYRTGGEGSSRGKTSKLLDRGFKSDRWVFNRAPSFLARALSITSTKPKVNSSDDEGTSSAAAPIMPSSAVDSARPQI, encoded by the coding sequence ATGAAAAACAACACAATCAATAATTCCCAATTATTCCTCCTCCTAATCTTACCGGGAATAATTCTTCTCTCCGCCACAAAAGCCCAAGCCCAAAACAAGTCCAATGATTTCACAGATACAAATCCTAACGAATTCAACCCTTCCTTCGCTATAATCATAGTAATTTTAGTCGCTGCTCTTTTCCTCATGGGCTTTTTCTCCATCTACATCCGTCGCTGCGCCGATTCACCAACTTCTAACTTCGTTCTCCCCATCACCGACGGTAGATCGCGTAGGGCGGCGCGTGGACTCGATTCATCGGTCATCAATACTTTTCCGATTCTCGAATACTCTGAAGTTAAGATCCACAAAATTGGAAAAGAGATTTTGGAGTGTGCCGTTTGTTTATGCGAATTCGAAGACACCGAAACGCTGCGTTTGATTCCAAAGTGTGATCACGTTTTTCACCCTGAGTGCATCGACGAGTGGTTATCTTCTCACACAACTTGTCCCGTTTGTCGCGCGAATCTCGTTCCTCAATCCGGTGAGTCAACTCACGGAGTTCCCGAGTCTAACACCGAGTCGCAATTACAATCACAAAACGTTGAAGCTCAAAACGACGCCGTTGAAACACCGTCAGAACAGCTAGTAAACGCGGAATCTGACCCGGTCTTAGCTGTTCCGGAAGTGATTGCATTGGATAAAACGCTGAACCGAAACCGTACACGTGGTTCTAGATCGAACCGTCCGCGTCGTTTTCCACGATCGCATTCGACCGGACATTCGTTGGTCCAACCGGGTGAAAACACTGACCGGTTCACTTTGAAACTGCCTTTTGAAGTAAGGAAACAGATAATGAACCGGCAATTGGAAAGGGCGAGTAGTTTGATTACGTTACCAAGAGAAGGTAGTTCGAGGCAGGGTTACCGAACCGGAGGAGAGGGAAGTAGTAGAGGAAAAACTTCCAAGTTGTTGGACCGGGGTTTTAAATCAGACCGGTGGGTATTTAATAGAGCACCGTCGTTTTTAGCGAGAGCATTGTCAATTACATCAACAAAGCCAAAGGTGAATAGTAGCGACGATGAAGGGACTTCATCTGCCGCGGCTCCTATTATGCCTTCATCGGCGGTTGACTCTGCCCGCCCTCAGATCTGA